In a single window of the Orbaceae bacterium lpD04 genome:
- the hemC gene encoding hydroxymethylbilane synthase, which produces MQVQVIKIATRKSPLALWQANYVKNRLISCHPELTVELVPMVTQGDVLLDSPLSKIGGKGLFVKQLELALLNDEADIAVHSLKDIPAQFPNGLELTTICVRDDVRDAFISNKYNNLSELPKNAIVGTSSLRRQCQLKAHYPTLTIKDLRGNIGSRLQKLDNNEYDAIILAAAGLKRLELDERIKQFIPVDIMLPAVGQGAVGIETRQNDDRIHQLLAPLDDQNTRYCVIAERAMNNHLQGGCQVPIACYSKLEQDTLTLQGLVGSLDGQQIITETVIGNKQQATELGIMLAKQLIAQGADKILSQI; this is translated from the coding sequence GTGCAAGTTCAGGTAATAAAAATAGCAACACGAAAAAGCCCTTTAGCATTGTGGCAAGCTAATTACGTTAAAAATAGGCTAATATCTTGTCATCCAGAATTAACCGTTGAGCTTGTACCAATGGTAACCCAAGGGGACGTATTGCTTGATAGCCCGTTATCTAAAATTGGTGGTAAAGGGTTATTTGTAAAACAACTCGAGCTTGCACTTTTAAATGATGAGGCTGATATTGCAGTTCATTCGCTTAAAGATATTCCGGCCCAGTTTCCTAATGGTTTAGAGTTAACAACTATCTGTGTTCGTGATGATGTGCGTGATGCATTTATTTCTAATAAATACAATAACCTTAGCGAGCTACCTAAAAATGCTATCGTTGGTACATCAAGTTTACGGCGTCAATGCCAGCTAAAAGCGCATTATCCAACTTTAACGATTAAAGATTTACGCGGAAATATAGGATCACGCCTGCAAAAATTAGATAATAATGAATATGATGCAATTATCTTAGCCGCAGCGGGGTTGAAACGATTAGAATTAGATGAGCGCATTAAACAATTTATTCCTGTAGATATTATGCTACCAGCTGTTGGCCAAGGTGCTGTTGGTATTGAGACCCGTCAAAATGATGATAGAATTCACCAATTACTGGCCCCTCTCGATGATCAAAACACGCGTTATTGTGTTATAGCTGAACGGGCGATGAATAATCATCTCCAAGGTGGTTGTCAGGTGCCAATTGCTTGTTACTCAAAACTAGAGCAAGATACTTTAACCTTGCAAGGCTTAGTTGGTAGCTTAGATGGACAACAAATTATTACCGAAACAGTTATTGGAAATAAACAGCAGGCAACAGAATTAGGTATCATGCTTGCTAAGCAGTTAATCGCCCAAGGTGCGGATAAAATTTTAAGTCAAATTTAA
- the zapB gene encoding cell division protein ZapB, with protein MSLEILNQLETKIQQTVNTIQLLQQEINTLQQKNQELELLISEESDEVQNLRKQNDELKQEQSAWQERITSLLNKIGGLSQ; from the coding sequence ATGTCTTTAGAAATACTTAACCAGTTAGAAACTAAAATTCAACAAACAGTAAATACTATTCAACTATTACAACAAGAAATCAACACGTTACAACAAAAGAATCAAGAGCTAGAACTTTTAATTAGCGAAGAATCTGATGAAGTACAAAATTTGCGTAAGCAAAATGATGAGTTGAAACAAGAACAATCTGCATGGCAAGAACGTATTACATCGTTGCTAAATAAGATTGGTGGGCTTTCTCAATAG
- the purB gene encoding adenylosuccinate lyase translates to MELSALTALSPVDGRYGDKTKELRSIFSEYGLLKYRVEVEIKWLQKLSNCKQITEVAEFDRPTNEFLNNIILNFSEQDALRIKDIEKTTNHDVKAVEYFLKEKIAGNKALEAVSEFIHFACTSEDINNLSYSLMLKTAREDVVIPYWLKLIDELKVKAKLYQDIPLLSRTHGQPATPSTIGKELANVIYRLERQLKQLKVVEILGKINGATGNYNAHIVAYPEVDWNQFSQEFVNSLGLTWNPYTTQIEPHDYIAEFFDCVIRFNTIIIDLDRDIWGYIALNHFKQKTIAGEIGSSTMPHKVNPIDFENSEGNLGLANAMMQHLANKLPISRWQRDLTDSTVLRNLGVGLGYALIAYQSTLKGLNKLEVNQAHILDELNHNWEVLAEPIQTVMRRYGIEKPYEKLKELTRGKRVDQQGMQQFIDSLDLPDSEKARLKQLTPANYIGYAVELVKKI, encoded by the coding sequence ATGGAATTATCTGCACTTACTGCCCTATCGCCGGTTGATGGTCGTTATGGCGATAAAACAAAAGAATTGAGATCAATATTTAGTGAATATGGTTTATTAAAATACCGAGTAGAAGTTGAAATCAAATGGTTACAAAAGTTATCTAACTGCAAACAAATCACTGAAGTTGCTGAATTTGACCGCCCGACCAATGAATTTCTTAATAATATTATTTTGAATTTTAGTGAGCAAGATGCTCTGCGTATCAAAGATATTGAAAAAACCACTAACCATGACGTTAAAGCTGTCGAATATTTTTTGAAAGAAAAAATCGCGGGTAATAAGGCGCTTGAAGCTGTTTCTGAATTTATTCATTTTGCTTGTACATCAGAAGACATAAACAATCTATCTTACTCATTAATGCTAAAAACAGCCAGAGAAGACGTGGTCATTCCTTACTGGCTTAAATTAATTGATGAGCTAAAAGTAAAAGCAAAACTTTACCAAGATATTCCATTGCTATCTCGAACTCATGGTCAACCTGCGACGCCATCAACAATTGGTAAAGAACTAGCTAACGTTATTTACCGTTTAGAACGTCAATTAAAACAACTTAAAGTTGTTGAAATACTGGGTAAAATAAATGGTGCCACAGGTAATTATAATGCACACATCGTTGCTTACCCAGAGGTTGATTGGAACCAATTTAGCCAAGAATTTGTTAATTCATTAGGTTTAACTTGGAACCCATATACAACACAAATTGAGCCACATGATTATATTGCTGAATTTTTTGACTGTGTCATTAGATTCAATACGATTATTATCGATCTTGACCGTGATATTTGGGGTTATATTGCATTAAATCATTTTAAACAAAAAACGATTGCAGGTGAAATTGGTTCATCAACCATGCCACATAAAGTTAACCCAATAGATTTTGAAAACTCTGAGGGCAATTTAGGACTCGCTAATGCGATGATGCAGCACTTAGCCAATAAGCTTCCTATTTCAAGATGGCAACGAGATCTAACAGACTCTACCGTGCTACGAAATTTAGGTGTTGGTTTAGGTTATGCGTTAATAGCTTATCAATCAACTTTGAAAGGGCTAAATAAATTAGAAGTAAATCAAGCACACATTCTTGACGAACTAAATCATAACTGGGAAGTCCTTGCTGAACCGATCCAAACGGTTATGCGTCGTTATGGCATTGAAAAACCATACGAAAAATTAAAAGAATTAACTCGAGGTAAACGCGTTGATCAGCAAGGCATGCAGCAATTTATTGATAGCCTCGATTTACCTGATAGTGAAAAAGCACGCTTAAAACAGCTCACTCCTGCTAATTATATTGGTTATGCAGTCGAATTAGTAAAAAAAATATAA
- a CDS encoding uroporphyrinogen-III synthase, which yields MIIVTRPSPYGEELVQLCHQAKLAAKYLPFFNIVKGHDLDNLQHHLDSLQQGDVVIIVSPQVNLMIGALQTKIKFPDFVQYFAVGQQTAKQFQMLSNQLVAYPPQHENSEGLVEYFQSIDLCVIGRQVLVLCGDIGRTFIQESLHAQGALIKNIKCYHRKKIDYPSTLFFKQEKYCFVITSIEHLLQLELYCSDMHKHNCCLIVSSTRIMTAAKLHHWRHIYLADNANNQNLFKTIATLCHNATSI from the coding sequence ATGATTATTGTGACTCGTCCATCACCTTATGGGGAAGAACTTGTTCAATTATGTCATCAAGCTAAATTAGCTGCAAAATACTTACCTTTTTTTAATATCGTAAAGGGTCACGACTTAGATAATTTACAACATCACCTTGATAGCTTACAACAAGGTGATGTTGTGATTATCGTATCACCGCAAGTTAATTTAATGATCGGTGCTTTGCAAACTAAAATTAAATTTCCTGATTTTGTCCAATACTTTGCAGTTGGGCAGCAAACAGCTAAGCAATTTCAAATGCTATCAAACCAATTAGTTGCATATCCACCTCAACATGAAAATAGTGAAGGATTAGTTGAGTATTTTCAATCGATTGATCTTTGTGTTATAGGCCGGCAAGTCTTAGTATTATGCGGAGATATAGGACGAACTTTCATACAAGAAAGCCTACATGCTCAAGGTGCATTAATTAAAAACATTAAGTGCTACCACCGCAAGAAAATTGATTACCCAAGCACGCTTTTTTTTAAACAAGAAAAATATTGTTTCGTTATAACGAGTATTGAACATCTATTACAATTAGAGTTATATTGTAGCGACATGCATAAGCACAATTGTTGTTTGATTGTTAGTAGTACGAGGATAATGACTGCTGCAAAATTACATCATTGGCGGCATATCTACTTAGCCGATAATGCAAATAATCAAAATTTATTTAAAACAATAGCGACTCTATGTCATAATGCGACATCAATATAA
- the hflD gene encoding high frequency lysogenization protein HflD: MDNKYNHIAIALGGVCQSAILVPSLANTGQCDLPLYDISLKSIFNISPQSTEDVFDGTENIKNGLQFLTQLLNNSQEKVEVMRYILGTLGVTSKLIKNESALAKISNRLERIQSLYGIINNETLSNHRDEISYSLAGIYSDIISPLTSKIRVTGKVEYLQNTLIQARVRSALFASVRSAILWYQVGGNRLQLLFSRKSIINAADNILQQMQNNG, from the coding sequence ATGGACAATAAATATAATCATATTGCTATAGCGTTAGGTGGTGTTTGCCAAAGTGCAATATTAGTCCCAAGTTTAGCTAATACTGGGCAATGTGATCTACCTTTATATGATATTTCGTTAAAAAGTATCTTTAATATCTCGCCACAATCAACTGAAGATGTTTTTGACGGTACGGAAAATATTAAAAATGGCTTACAATTTTTGACACAACTATTGAATAATAGCCAAGAAAAAGTTGAAGTGATGCGTTACATATTAGGTACGCTCGGTGTGACAAGTAAATTAATTAAAAACGAATCGGCCCTAGCTAAAATATCTAACCGGCTAGAGCGAATCCAGTCGCTTTACGGTATCATTAATAATGAGACATTAAGCAATCACCGCGATGAGATTTCTTACTCCCTAGCTGGAATTTACTCTGACATCATTAGTCCACTTACGTCAAAAATTAGGGTAACAGGGAAAGTTGAGTATTTACAAAATACCTTAATTCAAGCAAGAGTGCGTTCGGCGCTATTTGCAAGCGTTAGATCGGCCATTTTATGGTATCAAGTTGGAGGGAATCGTTTGCAATTACTCTTCTCTCGTAAAAGTATAATTAATGCTGCCGATAATATTTTGCAACAAATGCAAAATAATGGTTAA
- the mnmA gene encoding tRNA 2-thiouridine(34) synthase MnmA, giving the protein MNNANIKVVVGMSGGVDSSVSAYLLQQQGYDVVGLFMKNWEEDDNEEYCSATTDLNDAKAVCDKLGIKLLTINFAAEYWDNVFEHFLSEYQAGRTPNPDILCNKEIKFKAFLDYAAEDLGADYIATGHYVRRREQNGKVELLRGIDNNKDQSYFLYTLNEQQISKSLFPVGELEKPQVREIAQKLGLATASKKDSTGICFIGERKFRDFLARYLPAQSGLIRTVDGDVIGEHQGLMYHTLGQRKGLGIGGLKNADETPWYVVDKNVLENELIVAQGHEHPALYSGGLIAGQLHWVDNKALTQSLKCTVKTRYRQQDIACVLNPVGDDKVEVIFEHPVSAVTPGQSAVFYQQEVCLGGGIIEERILRQFDNHL; this is encoded by the coding sequence ATGAATAACGCAAATATAAAGGTTGTCGTCGGTATGTCTGGTGGAGTTGATTCATCGGTATCGGCTTATTTATTACAACAACAGGGATATGATGTTGTTGGACTATTTATGAAGAATTGGGAAGAAGATGACAATGAAGAGTATTGTTCAGCAACGACCGATCTCAATGATGCAAAAGCAGTATGTGATAAATTAGGTATAAAGCTACTCACAATTAATTTTGCAGCCGAATACTGGGACAATGTATTTGAACATTTTTTATCAGAATACCAAGCCGGCAGAACACCTAATCCAGATATATTATGTAATAAAGAGATTAAATTTAAGGCTTTTTTAGATTATGCAGCTGAAGATTTAGGTGCCGACTATATTGCAACAGGCCATTATGTTCGCAGAAGAGAGCAAAATGGTAAAGTTGAGTTGTTACGTGGCATTGATAATAATAAAGACCAAAGTTATTTCCTTTATACCTTAAATGAACAACAAATAAGTAAGAGCCTTTTTCCTGTCGGTGAATTAGAAAAACCTCAAGTTAGGGAAATCGCACAAAAATTAGGCTTAGCGACAGCAAGTAAAAAGGATTCGACAGGGATCTGCTTTATTGGTGAACGAAAATTCCGTGATTTTTTAGCTCGTTACCTCCCTGCTCAATCAGGATTAATTAGAACCGTTGATGGAGATGTAATCGGTGAACACCAAGGATTAATGTACCATACTCTAGGTCAACGTAAAGGGCTTGGTATTGGCGGACTTAAAAATGCCGATGAAACGCCTTGGTACGTAGTTGATAAGAACGTTTTAGAAAATGAACTTATTGTTGCGCAAGGACATGAACACCCAGCGTTGTATTCTGGTGGACTAATTGCAGGCCAACTTCACTGGGTAGATAACAAAGCACTTACTCAATCGTTAAAATGCACAGTAAAAACTCGGTACCGCCAACAAGATATTGCTTGTGTGTTAAATCCTGTTGGTGATGATAAAGTCGAAGTTATTTTTGAGCATCCAGTGTCAGCTGTTACGCCAGGCCAATCAGCCGTGTTTTATCAACAAGAAGTTTGCCTTGGCGGCGGTATTATAGAAGAAAGAATACTTCGCCAATTTGATAACCATCTATAA
- a CDS encoding S24 family peptidase yields the protein MKDLEKKKLLESTGVIDFNKRLLLAQEGMSGNAFAKKVEMSEAVIRDYLSGKTYPSLNRLAIIAKKCDVPIEWLATGQGECRLLPNNVVNTIVNIPIYQPNTETDLLDEIKGVKNRITNLLPFDLNCLKSHDFYVDDLFFYWAKGDSMSPTISDNDTLIFNASNIMPFDGYIYLIKYGDTLGIKRIQNHGKYLLLLSDNEKYPSIQIDKLNIENDFQVIGRIICIIKDLS from the coding sequence ATGAAAGATCTTGAAAAGAAAAAACTACTTGAAAGTACTGGTGTTATTGATTTTAATAAGAGATTATTACTCGCCCAAGAAGGAATGTCAGGAAATGCTTTTGCCAAAAAAGTAGAGATGTCAGAAGCTGTTATTAGAGACTATCTATCGGGAAAAACTTATCCATCGTTGAACCGCTTAGCCATTATTGCTAAAAAATGTGATGTACCAATTGAATGGCTAGCAACCGGTCAAGGAGAATGTCGTTTATTACCAAATAATGTAGTTAATACAATAGTTAATATTCCTATCTATCAACCAAATACAGAGACTGACTTATTAGACGAGATTAAAGGCGTAAAAAATCGTATAACGAATTTATTACCGTTTGATTTAAATTGTCTTAAATCTCATGATTTTTATGTTGATGATCTTTTTTTCTATTGGGCAAAAGGTGATTCAATGTCACCAACTATATCAGATAACGATACATTAATTTTTAACGCATCTAATATAATGCCATTTGATGGCTATATCTACCTTATCAAATATGGCGATACACTGGGCATAAAGCGAATTCAAAATCATGGTAAATACCTTTTATTGTTATCTGATAATGAAAAATATCCGTCAATCCAGATAGATAAGCTAAATATAGAAAATGATTTCCAGGTTATAGGTAGAATAATTTGTATTATAAAAGATCTGTCTTAA
- a CDS encoding helix-turn-helix domain-containing protein, translating into MRVQDQDWLPSRVVGEIKIRGGSLRELSRSNGLQADTLRNALYRHCPKYEKIISEYLNVPVEKIWPTRYKK; encoded by the coding sequence ATGAGAGTACAAGATCAAGACTGGTTACCTTCGAGAGTTGTGGGGGAGATCAAAATTCGAGGGGGTAGTCTGCGTGAATTGTCCCGTTCAAACGGCTTACAGGCTGATACATTAAGAAATGCACTTTACCGTCATTGCCCTAAATATGAGAAAATTATTTCTGAATATTTAAACGTTCCGGTAGAAAAAATTTGGCCAACTCGATACAAAAAATAG
- a CDS encoding GTPase/DUF3482 domain-containing protein encodes MLSEINLAIVGHANVGKTSLLRTLTQDSRLGTISDKPGSTRHVEAITFSLDNNYKIIFYDTPGLEDSIALYDYINRLDGYQSKADGIDKLNLFLSSPESEHKFEQEAKVIRQLLKSDAAIYVVDVREPILDKYHDELATLAYSDKPILAVFNYTASSSPYEAEWKKLLSRIGIHALVSFDAVFPSIEGEQRLYQSLLLLIEPAKNILNQWQEKIKQQRIDRNHRAKLVIAETLVDVAAYNEIANDNIEEMIKTMQNNVRQREQKAINDLLSLYQFSISQQSSENIPVLQGRFASDLFNKEALKLMGIHLSKGVLSGAAIGAGVDLAVGGITLGSAALIGAAIGGLAQTAKHYGNRIKNKLSGRAKMTIDDAIICFLSLRLLQLKESLNLRGHANSMPIILAKLDESAWKKGKLPKSLQIARAHANWSTIGRHKLKKEDAQRQEVLSNVANELE; translated from the coding sequence ATGCTAAGCGAAATTAATTTGGCCATTGTCGGTCATGCTAATGTAGGTAAAACGTCACTTTTGCGAACATTAACGCAAGATAGTCGGCTTGGCACTATTTCCGATAAACCAGGTAGTACAAGGCATGTTGAGGCAATAACATTTTCGTTAGACAATAATTATAAAATTATTTTTTATGATACTCCCGGCCTTGAAGATAGTATTGCTTTATATGACTACATCAACCGCTTAGATGGGTATCAATCTAAAGCTGATGGTATTGATAAACTAAACTTATTTTTATCTAGCCCCGAGTCAGAACATAAATTTGAGCAAGAGGCGAAAGTGATTCGCCAGCTACTAAAAAGTGATGCGGCAATTTACGTTGTAGATGTAAGAGAACCAATTCTAGATAAATACCATGATGAATTAGCTACATTAGCGTATAGCGACAAACCTATTTTAGCGGTTTTTAATTATACCGCGTCATCTTCACCTTATGAAGCTGAGTGGAAAAAATTATTGTCGCGCATCGGCATTCATGCTCTTGTTAGTTTCGATGCCGTATTTCCTTCTATTGAAGGTGAGCAGCGCCTTTATCAAAGTTTATTATTACTAATTGAACCCGCAAAAAACATTCTTAATCAATGGCAAGAAAAAATTAAACAACAGCGCATTGATAGAAATCATCGCGCTAAGTTAGTCATAGCTGAAACCCTTGTTGATGTTGCAGCCTATAACGAAATTGCTAACGATAATATCGAAGAAATGATTAAAACGATGCAAAATAATGTGCGCCAAAGAGAGCAAAAAGCAATTAATGATTTATTATCGCTCTATCAATTTTCTATCTCTCAACAAAGTAGTGAAAATATTCCTGTTTTACAAGGTCGTTTCGCTAGCGATTTATTTAATAAAGAAGCCCTCAAATTAATGGGTATTCATTTAAGTAAAGGCGTGCTTTCGGGTGCTGCAATTGGGGCTGGTGTTGATTTAGCTGTTGGCGGTATAACACTAGGCTCAGCGGCATTAATTGGCGCCGCAATTGGTGGGCTTGCTCAGACGGCAAAACATTACGGTAACCGAATCAAAAATAAATTGTCAGGTAGAGCTAAAATGACAATTGATGATGCGATTATCTGTTTTTTATCATTACGCTTACTGCAATTAAAAGAGAGCCTAAATTTACGCGGGCATGCGAATAGTATGCCAATTATTTTAGCTAAATTAGATGAAAGTGCATGGAAAAAAGGCAAATTGCCTAAATCGCTACAAATAGCGCGAGCTCATGCTAATTGGTCTACAATTGGTCGTCATAAGCTAAAAAAAGAGGATGCACAGCGTCAAGAGGTATTATCAAATGTTGCTAACGAATTGGAATAA
- the tpiA gene encoding triose-phosphate isomerase produces the protein MRKPLVMGNWKLNGSKAMALDLVTGLKKELTGVDGCDVAIAPPVVYLDYVQKLLADSNIILGAQNVDTHLSGAYTGDISAQMLKEVGATHIIIGHSERRTYHKECDKFIAQKFAILKENGLTPVLCIGETEAENEAGQTQAVCAKQIDAVIDLLGVKAFNNAVIAYEPIWAIGTGKSATPAQAQAIHKFIRDHIAKLDGDVAKQVIIQYGGSVNDKNAAELFTQPDIDGALVGGASLKADAFAVIVKAAAQAKK, from the coding sequence ATGCGCAAACCTCTCGTGATGGGAAATTGGAAGCTAAACGGCAGTAAAGCAATGGCTTTAGATTTAGTAACAGGCTTAAAAAAAGAGCTTACTGGTGTTGATGGTTGTGATGTCGCAATTGCCCCGCCAGTTGTATATCTTGACTATGTACAAAAGCTTTTAGCCGATTCTAATATTATCTTAGGTGCACAAAATGTCGATACTCATCTATCGGGTGCATATACGGGTGATATTTCAGCTCAAATGCTTAAAGAAGTTGGAGCAACTCACATTATTATCGGCCATTCAGAGCGCCGTACTTATCATAAAGAATGTGATAAATTTATTGCACAGAAATTTGCCATATTAAAGGAAAATGGTTTAACACCCGTTTTATGTATTGGTGAAACTGAAGCAGAAAATGAAGCAGGTCAAACCCAAGCTGTTTGTGCAAAACAAATTGATGCAGTAATTGATTTATTAGGCGTTAAAGCATTTAATAATGCAGTTATTGCTTATGAACCAATTTGGGCTATTGGTACAGGCAAATCAGCAACTCCAGCACAAGCACAAGCTATTCACAAATTTATTCGTGATCATATTGCAAAACTTGATGGTGATGTGGCTAAACAAGTTATTATTCAGTACGGTGGTTCTGTTAATGATAAAAATGCAGCAGAATTATTTACCCAACCTGATATTGATGGTGCATTAGTTGGTGGTGCGTCACTAAAAGCAGATGCTTTTGCGGTAATTGTCAAAGCAGCAGCTCAAGCTAAGAAGTAA
- a CDS encoding DUF2868 domain-containing protein codes for MNQYLKSLWLTETVRLIEKDSGRFHDDDANRQARAIKASVSERIMTRAEILSEQHGLKRSQQEWLNSAKLSLFILFIIALFTGAGLAFSALAQNPVNLYWALLCLLGLHLVTLCLWLISCIFLPNESGSFLIHIWLWIAKKLSKKTTVSQVLPAFISLFNKQLRWLVGLVVNLLWTVILFSAFIILLTLLSTKHYSFEWQTTLLSADSVITVTHVLGQLPAILGFSLPNNDMIRASEQAMSNGEIRSAWAIWLLGIFIVYGIAVRLVLLIFCWLKWRIGCQSITLNLQYPQYQLLVNDLDVVAIKHIVDKEHHHNSVLHAENKQIYSTATNKMLVAIEIETNWLPPAEIEFLGFLNSHNERKAMLDFLQQHPAEKLLIAIDTNRSPDRGIINLIQSLATKSVHCRLWFINQGRQFSNWQESLSKLKMHQTDTAWLLKEDDNAKRN; via the coding sequence ATGAATCAATACTTAAAATCATTATGGTTAACCGAGACAGTCCGTTTAATCGAAAAGGATAGTGGACGTTTTCATGATGACGATGCAAACCGTCAGGCTCGAGCAATTAAAGCAAGCGTGTCAGAGCGTATTATGACACGAGCAGAAATTCTTAGTGAACAACATGGATTAAAACGAAGCCAACAAGAATGGTTAAATTCAGCCAAGTTATCATTATTTATTTTATTTATTATTGCACTATTTACTGGTGCGGGTCTTGCATTTAGCGCTTTAGCTCAAAATCCGGTCAATTTATATTGGGCATTATTGTGCCTACTCGGCCTCCACCTAGTTACCCTGTGCTTATGGCTAATATCTTGTATCTTTTTACCTAATGAAAGTGGTAGCTTTTTAATTCATATCTGGCTATGGATCGCAAAAAAACTATCAAAAAAGACAACTGTCAGCCAAGTATTACCTGCATTTATCAGCCTGTTTAATAAACAATTGCGGTGGTTAGTTGGTTTAGTTGTTAATTTATTATGGACTGTTATTTTATTTTCAGCATTTATTATACTGCTGACACTATTATCAACCAAACATTATAGTTTTGAATGGCAAACCACTTTACTAAGTGCTGACTCGGTTATTACCGTTACCCATGTTTTAGGTCAGCTACCAGCAATATTAGGTTTTTCATTACCAAATAATGATATGATCCGTGCTAGTGAGCAGGCAATGAGTAATGGCGAAATTAGGTCGGCTTGGGCTATCTGGTTGCTAGGTATTTTTATTGTATATGGCATTGCCGTTCGGTTAGTGCTGCTGATTTTTTGTTGGTTGAAATGGCGAATAGGCTGTCAAAGTATTACCTTAAATCTTCAATATCCACAGTATCAATTATTAGTTAATGATTTAGACGTTGTTGCAATAAAACACATTGTCGATAAAGAACATCATCATAATTCGGTTTTACATGCTGAAAATAAGCAAATCTACAGTACTGCAACAAATAAAATGCTGGTTGCGATTGAAATTGAAACAAATTGGTTACCGCCAGCTGAAATTGAATTTTTAGGCTTTTTAAATAGTCATAATGAACGAAAAGCCATGCTTGATTTTTTACAGCAGCATCCCGCTGAAAAATTGCTTATTGCTATTGATACCAACCGTTCACCTGATCGCGGTATAATAAATTTAATTCAATCATTGGCAACAAAATCAGTGCATTGCCGATTATGGTTTATTAACCAAGGACGACAATTTAGTAACTGGCAAGAGAGCTTAAGTAAGTTAAAAATGCATCAAACAGACACCGCATGGTTACTTAAAGAGGATGATAATGCTAAGCGAAATTAA